The Sphingobacteriales bacterium genome segment ATCAACTTACTAAAATGAAAAAACGTATTGCCTCGAAATTAAAAAGTAACTCCGACACAGTATTGTATTATTATCTTTGCAAAGAATGTTTGCACAAAGCAGAACAATACGGAGGAGAAAATCATGAAGACAAGATAATCAGAATTGTATAATAAAAATCCATTGTTTTGGAAGCACACATGGAAAAAAAACAGATGAATAAACAATACGTTTAAACAAAAAACAGGCAAAGGCCTCGTTAGGTTCTTTTACTTAATGAACTGAAAATCAGCCAGAAGGTAAAAAAAGATTTTCGAAAAGCAATACAAATTTTATAGTATTGAAAATCAGATGATTGATAAAATTTTCTAATGAAAGGAAAGTTTTAAAAAGTTCGAAAAAGCAGGCAGAATAGATTTGCGAAAAAAGTTTTGCGAAGATCATATTTTCAAGATAAAAACAAACGAATATAAAATACAGATAACCAATGAATTACTAAATCGATTTCATATTCTGCTGCAGGAAAAGTTCGAAAATCGGTAAAAACAGCAAAAGCAGAAATAATTTGCGAAAAACAGAAAAAGCATAGGTTGTTCAGAATCAATATTCTACAGAAAAATCACACATAAAATCAAAGGAAAAAGGAAGATCAGAAAGATAGATTTTCGAAAAAAAGAGAAAGGTGTAAATTTTTTAAAAGAAATGGTAAAAATAAGAGGCAGAAAAAAAAGTAAATTTGCAGGCGATTGAGAATGTTGCTCTTAATAACCTA includes the following:
- the cas2 gene encoding CRISPR-associated endonuclease Cas2, producing MFTVVAYDISDDKRRTKIAKILEEYGVRKNYSVFECMLSRDQLTKMKKRIASKLKSNSDTVLYYYLCKECLHKAEQYGGENHEDKIIRIV